AAATAAGCAGGAGCAAGAAAAACAAACTGCCACATTTCATACTGCCTTTTAAGTTCCTTAACTGGCTCAGGATTATCAACAACTTTTAAATCAAGGAGCCTATCGTCAACACCCTCATATCCACCCCTTTTCCTTACAACATACAAAGCAGCAGACTGTTTACCTCTTTTATCTCCTCCTTTTGCTTCACCAGCCTCAAGAGCTAAAAGAAGCCTTTCAGCAAGTGGTAACCCCTTTGTGTTTTCAAAAACAATGAGCATTGTATCAATAACTTTTTCACTTACAAGAATATTTCCCTGAACAGCAACATACATTTTATTTTTGTGACCTGCCCAGAATATTGTTGATTTACCTGTAAAAGAAGCAGAATTTCCCCATCTATCAACAATTCCAACCTGTCTATCTTGGGGTGAAGTATCTCTTTCAAGAATTATTTTTAAAACTTCATCAGCTTTTTTACCTTTTCTTAAAAGTTCAAGTGCCCATGGACCAAAATAGGGATTTACAAGGGCCTGGGTAGCAACAGCACCTACATTTGCCTCAAGCCATGGCACAATATACCCTACATCAAAAACTCTTGAAGCAACAGCAACTCCCCATTCCTCTGTCTCAGGATCCATAGCCACAATTGAAAAAGTATTTGTTTCTCCCTTTATAGAAAAAATAAGTAAAATTAAAAGTTTCATATTTTATATCTTCCTTTAAAGAATTTTAAAAAAATTATTTTCCTATTTCCCCTTCACCGAAAAGTGCAATTTTGAGTATTTCGTAAGATAAAAGAGCACATTTCATTCTTACAGGAGAAAGTTCAATTCCAAGGCTTTTTAAATGTTCATCTTTTGTATAATTTTTCAGTTCTTCAATTTTTTTGCCTTTTATATATTCTGTAAGAATAGAAGCAGCAGCTTGAGAAATTGCACAACCCCTTCCTTTAAACTTTACATCCTCAATAACACCATCTTTTATCTTAAACTGCATTTTTATTTCATCACCACAGAAAGGGTTCCCCCCCTCATAAACTATATCAGGATTTACCATTTCTCCATAATTCCTGGGGTTTTTATAATGGTCAAGTATAATTTCGTAAATTTCTTCAATCATTTTTTAATTTTAAACCTTTTCATAAAAATTTTTCATTTCATTTATTATACTTCTCGCTATAACAATTTTCTGTATTTCACTTGTTCCTTCATAAATCTCTGTAACCTTTGCAGCCCTAAATAATCTCTGAACATCATGTTCCCTTGAATAACCAAGAGACCCATGAATCTGAAGAGCTTTATCAGTAACCCACATTGCTGTTTCTGATCCGTAAAGTTTAGCCATTGATG
This genomic window from candidate division WOR-3 bacterium contains:
- a CDS encoding DUF1028 domain-containing protein encodes the protein MKLLILLIFSIKGETNTFSIVAMDPETEEWGVAVASRVFDVGYIVPWLEANVGAVATQALVNPYFGPWALELLRKGKKADEVLKIILERDTSPQDRQVGIVDRWGNSASFTGKSTIFWAGHKNKMYVAVQGNILVSEKVIDTMLIVFENTKGLPLAERLLLALEAGEAKGGDKRGKQSAALYVVRKRGGYEGVDDRLLDLKVVDNPEPVKELKRQYEMWQFVFLAPAYLRLSKEEKKKERIFLERAHELLKKALKSDIKSPEVYNSLAWEFALRKVFPEETIEAAKRALELDPDDPNIMDTLAEAYFAAGDYEKAIYWEKKALEKEPENEFFKKQLKKFEKRRK
- the sufU gene encoding Fe-S cluster assembly sulfur transfer protein SufU, which gives rise to MIEEIYEIILDHYKNPRNYGEMVNPDIVYEGGNPFCGDEIKMQFKIKDGVIEDVKFKGRGCAISQAAASILTEYIKGKKIEELKNYTKDEHLKSLGIELSPVRMKCALLSYEILKIALFGEGEIGK